The following proteins are encoded in a genomic region of Deltaproteobacteria bacterium:
- the yidD gene encoding membrane protein insertion efficiency factor YidD: MHYLLLKSVRAYQLFLSPWFAGSCRFYPSCSEYFRLVLQRDPWWKALLLMLKRLLKCHQGHPGGVDLP; encoded by the coding sequence ATGCACTATCTACTTCTAAAAAGCGTTAGAGCTTACCAACTCTTTTTGTCTCCTTGGTTTGCGGGCTCTTGCCGGTTTTATCCTTCTTGTTCAGAATATTTCAGACTTGTTTTGCAACGTGATCCGTGGTGGAAAGCACTCCTTTTGATGTTAAAACGATTATTAAAATGTCATCAGGGTCACCCGGGTGGCGTCGATCTACCCTGA